In one Niallia taxi genomic region, the following are encoded:
- a CDS encoding extracellular solute-binding protein, with the protein MKKSKSLKRMLTGTILAVSTFSLVACNSSETNSAASGGEDVTKISLYSSGSQNVETFWETVIPKFEEEHKDIDVNFVFVPSGTGGQATIDRIVAAKKANKDSEIDIYEGALADIIRSEEEGGLFYELSTESIKNLDNVQAENLEGTQNLAVPYRASSVVLAYNSDKVKDVPTTAAELNAWIENNPGRFAYNDPNTGGAGSSFVLSTVYNELDENAMNVQDESIMKSWDKGIQILKDMAPNLYKAGVYPKKNQGTVDLLANGEVDMIPAWSDMALEQINSKLLPDTTKLTQIDPAFTGGPAYLMAVDNGNDERKEASETFLDYVLTQDVQKLVIDTMYGYPGIKWDLLPAEDQKKFEAVSGGYRTFNGGDLASELMKVWQKEVASQ; encoded by the coding sequence ATGAAAAAGTCTAAATCATTAAAAAGAATGCTAACAGGAACAATATTAGCTGTCAGTACCTTTTCATTAGTTGCATGTAATTCTAGCGAGACAAACAGTGCGGCAAGCGGAGGAGAAGATGTAACTAAAATATCTCTATACAGTTCAGGCTCTCAAAATGTTGAGACTTTCTGGGAAACAGTTATTCCTAAATTTGAAGAAGAACATAAGGATATTGATGTGAATTTCGTATTTGTTCCGTCTGGGACAGGTGGACAGGCTACAATTGATCGAATTGTTGCAGCTAAAAAAGCAAATAAAGATTCTGAGATTGATATTTATGAAGGAGCACTTGCTGATATTATCCGCAGCGAAGAGGAAGGTGGACTGTTTTATGAACTTTCAACAGAATCTATTAAAAATCTAGATAATGTTCAAGCAGAAAATCTAGAGGGTACACAAAATCTAGCAGTTCCTTATCGTGCATCATCAGTTGTTCTTGCATACAATTCAGACAAAGTAAAGGATGTGCCGACAACGGCAGCAGAATTGAATGCTTGGATAGAAAATAATCCAGGCCGCTTTGCTTACAATGATCCAAATACAGGTGGAGCAGGAAGCTCATTTGTTCTATCAACTGTTTATAACGAACTTGATGAAAATGCTATGAATGTTCAGGATGAAAGTATTATGAAAAGTTGGGACAAAGGAATTCAAATACTAAAGGACATGGCACCAAACCTTTATAAAGCAGGAGTATATCCTAAAAAGAATCAAGGAACGGTTGACCTGCTTGCTAATGGTGAGGTTGATATGATTCCAGCTTGGTCTGATATGGCTTTAGAACAAATAAATTCAAAATTATTGCCAGATACTACTAAATTAACACAAATCGATCCAGCTTTTACTGGTGGACCAGCTTATTTAATGGCTGTGGATAATGGTAATGATGAACGTAAGGAAGCCTCTGAAACGTTCCTGGATTATGTTCTTACTCAAGATGTGCAGAAGCTGGTTATAGATACAATGTACGGCTATCCAGGTATTAAGTGGGACCTATTGCCAGCAGAGGATCAAAAGAAATTTGAAGCAGTCAGTGGCGGTTACCGTACTTTTAACGGCGGCGATCTAGCAAGTGAATTAATG
- a CDS encoding ABC transporter permease encodes MLWYFKTLGKGKVVEFILLAIFLLFFFGPLLNLLLLAFSGEWQYPDALPKSWSLEWWSFVLADESIVRSVWLSFLIAAIVTMISLIICIPAAYAFARISFPLRRFFLFSFLLTNAFPKMGLYVAIAVLFYQYNLMNTFIGIILIHLINTLMLMTWIPSAAFENVHRSQEESARDAGASPLKVFWYITLPMAKPGIIVASVFTFLSSLDEAQGTLLVGIPDYKTMPVIMYSIIADYPSTAGAVFSVILTLPTIILLFAARKFVGADSFANGMRLK; translated from the coding sequence ATATTGTGGTATTTTAAAACACTTGGTAAGGGGAAAGTAGTTGAATTCATTCTACTTGCGATTTTCCTGCTATTCTTTTTTGGCCCCTTATTGAATTTACTGTTACTAGCGTTTTCTGGTGAGTGGCAATATCCTGATGCTTTGCCAAAGTCTTGGTCATTGGAATGGTGGAGCTTCGTCTTAGCAGATGAGTCAATCGTAAGATCAGTGTGGTTATCTTTTCTTATTGCAGCAATAGTTACCATGATTTCCCTTATTATTTGTATTCCTGCAGCATACGCGTTTGCCCGCATCAGTTTTCCATTAAGGAGGTTTTTTCTTTTCTCCTTCTTGCTGACTAATGCTTTTCCGAAAATGGGATTATATGTTGCAATCGCCGTTTTATTTTATCAATACAACCTTATGAATACATTCATTGGGATTATATTAATACACCTAATTAATACGCTTATGCTCATGACCTGGATTCCTTCTGCTGCATTTGAGAATGTGCATCGTTCACAAGAGGAATCTGCTCGCGATGCTGGGGCATCTCCGTTAAAGGTATTCTGGTATATCACTTTACCGATGGCTAAGCCGGGAATTATCGTGGCGTCTGTTTTTACCTTCCTATCTTCCTTAGATGAAGCACAAGGAACCTTATTAGTAGGAATACCAGACTATAAAACGATGCCAGTTATCATGTATTCCATCATAGCGGACTATCCAAGTACAGCAGGTGCAGTGTTTTCAGTAATATTGACACTTCCAACGATCATTTTGCTATTTGCCGCTAGAAAATTTGTTGGGGCAGATTCATTTGCAAACGGAATGCGTCTTAAATAA
- a CDS encoding alpha-L-rhamnosidase, with translation MDKSIFVKNLKVENQTNPLGIDIPSPRFSWMINSEENNVLQSAYHLIVADEDGEEVWNTGKTDSDQSVWIPYKGPSLKARKCYFWKVRIWDNKGQISDWSKASWEMGLLRKDDWQACWIEPEQKEAVEEPFITVQEMFSGGFKDKSLEEKAKDLRPPQLLRRKFTITGDIKKARLYVTSHGVYQLELNGSRVGNNEFAPDFTAYNVRLQYQTYDVTDLLTAGNNAIGAVIADGWYIGRIQLTGHSCQFGNKLGLLLQLEVEYQDGTTERIVSDEQFVSSTGPWEYADLFIGEKYDARLEQQDWSCFDFNDQNWKNVKQVDYSFDNLVAQFGPNVRAMEEIVPLSVHRETDGAQIIDFGQIIAGRIRIAIEARNGDIITLQHSEVLDKDGKFFMNIIGRNKDQTDIFIAKGNGSEVYEPRFVFHGFRYVRITGLKAPIKKDAVRAIVLYSDMETTGHFECSDQRLNRLQQNIQWSQKTNMLSIPTDCPQRERAGWTGDLQVFAPTAAFNMDVYTFLERWLGDVRKEQFPDGQIANFVPTGKYYVKECSSMGQLSSAGWGDAIIIVPWVLYERYGDVRVLEQNYEAMAKWLEYVQDKAETEIPVSMTETDPIVLERQKYLWNTGFHFGDWLIPSIVESANENTGPMDSAILTKELVATCFYANSALLFAKIAELHGDKEISQTYYTLNKRIRKAFEEEYIESNGRISAHFQGIYILALQMNMVSSEKRPLVAAQLAQLIKDNDHKLDTGFLSVPYLMDVLIAEGYEDIAYRILYQTDCPSWLYEVERGATTIWESWSAIQKDGTVGHMSFNHYAFGCIGDWLYREPGGIKHILPGYKHSIIEPNVNVGLSSAKAVLRTGYGILSSAWERNNDFIKLEVKIPPNTTATVILHGENRVEIGSGTHQFQYKSPSVLNGRA, from the coding sequence ATGGATAAAAGCATATTTGTAAAAAATTTAAAGGTGGAAAATCAAACTAATCCTCTCGGCATTGATATCCCATCACCTCGTTTTAGCTGGATGATTAATTCAGAGGAGAATAATGTGCTGCAATCTGCCTATCATCTTATCGTGGCAGATGAGGATGGGGAGGAGGTTTGGAATACAGGAAAAACAGACAGTGATCAATCTGTGTGGATTCCATATAAAGGACCAAGTCTTAAAGCAAGGAAATGTTATTTCTGGAAAGTGAGGATTTGGGATAATAAAGGACAGATTTCTGATTGGAGTAAAGCATCATGGGAAATGGGACTGCTTCGTAAAGACGACTGGCAGGCTTGTTGGATTGAACCGGAACAGAAGGAAGCAGTCGAGGAGCCTTTTATTACAGTGCAGGAAATGTTTTCAGGGGGTTTCAAGGATAAAAGCTTGGAAGAAAAAGCAAAGGACCTTCGTCCACCACAGCTTTTGAGAAGAAAATTCACGATAACAGGTGACATAAAAAAGGCAAGGCTGTATGTAACAAGCCATGGTGTTTACCAGTTGGAGCTGAACGGCAGTCGTGTCGGGAATAATGAATTCGCACCAGACTTTACGGCCTATAATGTCCGTCTTCAATACCAAACATATGATGTGACAGATTTGCTTACTGCTGGAAATAATGCAATCGGAGCAGTTATTGCAGACGGCTGGTATATTGGCCGCATTCAGCTGACAGGGCACAGCTGCCAATTCGGGAACAAACTTGGTTTGCTGCTGCAGCTGGAGGTAGAATATCAGGACGGAACGACAGAACGCATTGTTTCAGATGAGCAGTTTGTTTCAAGTACAGGTCCATGGGAGTATGCTGATTTATTTATTGGAGAAAAATACGATGCCCGCTTAGAACAGCAAGATTGGAGCTGTTTTGACTTTAATGATCAAAATTGGAAGAATGTAAAACAGGTAGATTATTCCTTCGATAATCTAGTTGCACAGTTTGGACCAAATGTGCGCGCAATGGAGGAAATTGTTCCACTATCCGTTCATCGTGAAACGGATGGTGCCCAAATTATTGATTTCGGGCAAATCATTGCCGGACGCATTCGGATTGCAATCGAAGCGAGGAATGGGGACATAATCACACTTCAGCATAGTGAGGTGCTGGATAAAGACGGAAAGTTCTTTATGAACATTATCGGCCGAAATAAGGATCAGACAGATATATTTATTGCAAAAGGGAACGGTTCGGAAGTATATGAGCCGAGATTTGTTTTTCATGGCTTCCGCTATGTAAGAATCACAGGTCTTAAGGCACCTATAAAAAAAGACGCTGTGCGAGCAATTGTTCTTTACAGTGATATGGAGACAACTGGCCATTTCGAATGTTCGGATCAACGCTTGAACAGGCTGCAGCAAAATATTCAGTGGAGCCAGAAAACAAATATGCTGTCCATTCCGACAGATTGTCCGCAAAGAGAAAGAGCTGGCTGGACAGGTGATTTACAGGTTTTTGCACCAACAGCTGCTTTTAACATGGACGTATATACATTTTTGGAACGCTGGCTAGGGGATGTCAGAAAAGAACAGTTTCCAGATGGTCAGATTGCCAACTTCGTGCCGACTGGAAAATACTATGTAAAGGAATGCTCAAGCATGGGGCAGCTTTCCAGCGCAGGCTGGGGGGATGCGATTATTATCGTTCCATGGGTGCTGTATGAGCGCTATGGCGATGTACGTGTGCTGGAACAGAACTATGAAGCAATGGCAAAATGGCTGGAATATGTTCAAGACAAGGCAGAAACAGAGATACCAGTTTCGATGACAGAAACGGACCCGATTGTTTTAGAAAGACAAAAGTATTTATGGAATACAGGCTTTCATTTTGGCGACTGGCTTATTCCAAGCATAGTCGAAAGTGCGAATGAAAATACAGGACCGATGGACAGTGCAATACTTACAAAAGAGCTTGTGGCAACTTGTTTTTATGCAAATTCTGCCTTGCTTTTCGCTAAAATAGCAGAACTTCATGGAGACAAGGAAATTAGCCAGACTTACTACACTTTGAACAAACGTATACGCAAAGCCTTTGAGGAGGAATATATAGAATCAAATGGCAGAATTAGCGCTCACTTTCAAGGGATTTATATTTTGGCACTGCAAATGAACATGGTTTCAAGTGAAAAACGTCCGCTGGTTGCAGCGCAATTAGCACAATTAATTAAAGACAATGACCATAAATTAGATACAGGCTTTTTATCTGTTCCGTATTTAATGGATGTGCTAATTGCGGAAGGATATGAAGATATCGCTTATCGTATCCTCTACCAGACGGATTGTCCTTCTTGGCTTTACGAAGTAGAAAGGGGTGCAACGACCATTTGGGAATCGTGGTCAGCTATTCAAAAAGACGGAACAGTCGGGCATATGTCCTTTAACCATTATGCCTTCGGGTGTATTGGCGATTGGCTTTACCGCGAGCCCGGAGGCATCAAGCATATCTTACCAGGCTATAAACATAGTATTATCGAGCCAAATGTGAATGTTGGGTTGAGTAGTGCTAAAGCGGTTTTGAGAACAGGATATGGAATCCTGTCATCTGCTTGGGAAAGAAACAACGACTTCATAAAGCTGGAAGTAAAGATACCGCCAAATACGACAGCAACAGTTATATTGCATGGGGAAAATCGAGTGGAAATAGGAAGCGGTACACACCAATTCCAATATAAAAGTCCTTCCGTATTAAATGGAAGAGCATAG
- a CDS encoding GntR family transcriptional regulator: MKPLYMLIKEKIEADMHSGKLKSGDRLPSEIVLAAEFKVSRETVRSAIRLLEENGKLYVKHGVGTFVVNPLPKTPNSLEQLMSVTSMIKYAGLEDGEKREKIKLDNPTEEWRNLLQLKEEEEVIIHERIRTANDEPVVFSQNVIAESLVKKKMINQGSIGSLFDYLKKECNIDIARATTEIVVPLHTDRNCHKLLIHPETTVLLLKQLHYDHQNRPVLYSLDYFRNDVFTFTVNRTR; this comes from the coding sequence GTGAAACCTCTTTACATGTTAATAAAAGAAAAAATTGAGGCAGACATGCATTCAGGCAAACTAAAGTCAGGTGACAGGCTGCCTTCTGAAATAGTGCTAGCAGCAGAATTTAAAGTCAGCCGAGAAACCGTACGTTCCGCTATCCGCCTTCTTGAAGAAAATGGAAAGCTTTATGTTAAGCATGGGGTAGGGACATTTGTTGTTAACCCATTGCCTAAGACACCGAATAGCTTAGAGCAGCTAATGAGTGTTACCTCCATGATAAAGTATGCCGGCTTAGAGGACGGGGAAAAACGGGAAAAAATAAAGCTGGATAACCCTACAGAGGAATGGAGAAATCTTCTACAACTCAAGGAGGAAGAAGAGGTAATCATTCATGAAAGAATCCGAACGGCGAATGATGAACCTGTTGTGTTTTCTCAGAATGTCATTGCGGAATCTCTTGTTAAGAAAAAAATGATTAATCAAGGCTCAATCGGCTCTCTATTCGATTACTTAAAAAAAGAATGCAATATAGATATCGCTAGAGCTACAACAGAAATTGTTGTTCCCCTTCATACAGATCGTAATTGTCATAAGCTGCTTATTCATCCAGAAACGACTGTTTTATTATTAAAGCAACTTCATTACGATCATCAAAATCGCCCAGTTCTCTATTCATTAGATTATTTTAGGAATGACGTTTTTACATTCACTGTAAATAGAACAAGATAA
- a CDS encoding ABC transporter ATP-binding protein, translating into MSISLSITNLSKIYPTGEGVKSFSLDIQNGEMVTLLGPSGCGKSTVLRSVGGFIEPNDGSIIIDGHEVNHLPPEKRPSAMVFQSYNLWPHMTVFNNLAFSLKLKKMKKAHIIDKVKWALNLVQLQGYEKKFPSELSGGQQQRVALARALLLEPKVLLLDEPFSALDAKLRHELREELREIQAKQQLTMLFVTHDQEEALAISDRIVVMNKGEVEQIDSPQNIYNYPASLFVAQFIGKMNFLTGYAEGNKIHIGSLNFPNMNRYNKSVTVAVRPEDVVLASEVENGLEAMIEKVMMLGHYAEVSLKTEFGILKMFIDRSEISQFKMHQNIRITFATIQTFTDEQDIHTNGYSKIQNLTKEEIEVYEKV; encoded by the coding sequence GTGTCAATTAGCTTATCAATAACTAATTTAAGTAAAATTTATCCTACAGGAGAAGGTGTAAAAAGCTTTTCCTTAGATATTCAAAATGGAGAAATGGTTACGTTGCTTGGGCCTTCAGGCTGTGGGAAATCTACTGTCCTTCGCAGTGTTGGCGGATTTATCGAGCCTAATGATGGTTCCATCATAATCGATGGGCATGAGGTGAACCACCTTCCGCCTGAAAAGAGGCCAAGTGCAATGGTTTTCCAAAGCTATAATTTATGGCCGCATATGACTGTATTTAATAATCTGGCATTTAGCTTAAAGCTTAAGAAAATGAAGAAAGCTCATATTATCGATAAAGTGAAATGGGCATTAAATCTAGTACAGCTTCAAGGCTATGAAAAGAAGTTTCCAAGTGAATTATCTGGAGGTCAACAACAAAGGGTTGCCTTGGCACGTGCATTGCTACTTGAACCGAAAGTGCTGTTGTTGGATGAACCGTTTTCTGCTCTTGATGCAAAATTAAGACACGAATTACGGGAAGAACTGCGAGAGATTCAAGCAAAACAGCAGCTTACCATGCTATTTGTGACACATGATCAAGAAGAAGCATTAGCCATCTCTGATCGAATTGTTGTAATGAACAAAGGAGAAGTGGAGCAAATTGATTCTCCGCAAAATATTTATAATTATCCTGCATCCCTGTTTGTTGCTCAATTTATTGGAAAGATGAACTTCCTAACAGGTTATGCAGAAGGAAATAAAATTCATATCGGTTCACTTAACTTTCCTAATATGAATCGATATAACAAATCGGTGACTGTTGCTGTTAGACCAGAGGATGTTGTGCTTGCAAGTGAGGTGGAAAATGGCCTTGAGGCAATGATTGAAAAAGTGATGATGTTAGGTCATTACGCAGAGGTCAGCTTGAAAACAGAGTTTGGGATTCTAAAAATGTTTATTGATCGCAGTGAAATAAGTCAATTTAAAATGCACCAAAACATCCGCATAACGTTCGCAACAATTCAAACCTTTACAGATGAACAGGACATACATACTAATGGTTATTCAAAAATACAAAATCTAACTAAAGAGGAGATTGAAGTATATGAAAAAGTCTAA